The DNA region TAATTGAGTTTCATGGGTCACCTCGGGCTGCGCCTGAATGAGGACCGTGCCGGACCACCGGGAAGACCCGGCCAGATTGTCGAACGTCTCTCATTGTGCCCGATTCGTAGCGGGCGGGGGAGCGTTACCGGAAGAGGAACGCGGGAAGGCTAGACTCGCCGGGTGCCCGAGTTCTCACCTCCCCCGCCCGTCTGGGGCGTCCTGCTCGCGGCGGGCCGCAGCACCCGGATGGGCCGTCCCAAGCAACTCCTGCCCCTGCGCGGGGTGCCCCTGGTGCGCCACGCGGCGCTGTCGCTGGCGGAGGGCGGGCACGACGGCCTGCTCGCCGTGCTGCCCCCGGGCGAGGTGGGGGAGGGCGTCCGCGCGGCGCTCGCCGACCTGCCCTTCGCCTTCGTGGAGAACCCCGACCCGGCGCGGGGGCTGGCGAGTTCCTTCCGGGTCGCGGCGCAGGCCCTGCCCCCTGGAATCGCCGGGGCGAACTTCGTGCTGGGGGATATGCCGCTCGTCACCCCGGGGGTGCACGCCGCCCTCGTGCGGACCTTCCGGGAGACGGGCGCCCCCGCCGTGCTGGCCCGCTACGGGGACCCCGGGGAAGAGGCGGTCGGGGCCCCGCCGCACCTCCTGCGCGCCGACCTTCTGCGCGACCTTCCCGACCTCCCCGACGCCGACCACGGCCCGCGCGCCCTGCTTCGGGCCCACCGGGCGGGGGCCCTTACCCTCACCTTCCCCGCCGCGCACCTCCTCGACGTGGACACCCCGGAGGCCCTCGCACAGGCGGAGGCGCGGCTGGCCGACCTCCCGCCGCGCTGATTCCCACCTCCTGCCGTAAGGGGGCGGGGTGTTACGCCTGGGCGGAGGCGGGCTCGCCGCCCGGCCTGACCCGCCCTTCCTTCTCCCCGGCCTTGTCCTTCCCGCCCGCCGCGCGCAGGGCCCCCGCGAAGGCCGGGAAGAGGGTGCGCACCCACGCCCGCGCCGCCTTGCCCGCCGCCGCCTCGCGGACGAGGAGCTGGTCGCGGAATTCACCCAGGAGCCCCACCAGGGCCGGGTCGTCCCGCAGCAGGGTGGTGGTCACTTCCGTGTCCTGGAGGCGCCCCAGCGCGTCGAGCACGTCGGTCAGCGGCGTGGGCACGTCGCCGAGGAGGTCGAGGGTGTAGCGGTATCTCTTGAGGTTCTTGCGCCACTCGTGCCAGACCGCCGTGTCCTCGGAGGCGAGCGCGGCCTCCCCCTCCCGGATCAGGTCGTCCACGTCCCCGGCGGCGAGCTTGCGGGCTCGGCCCTTCCAGCCCCCCTTGAGGTCGTAGGAGGGCGGCCTCTGCGGCCACTCGGTCCCCGCCAGGAGGCCGGCGCGCCGGGCGGACCACTCCGCGTCGAAGCGGTCGAGGAGGGGAGGGGGGGCGCCCAGCCCCACGAGCGCCGCACGCAGGTGGCTCCCGGCGACGTCGTGGTCGCGCAGCGGGGCGGCGGCGCGGCGCAGGTCCCGCCACGCGCGCCTGACCTTGCCGCCCGCCCCCGCCACGCGGAGCTCGGCCTGGGCGCGGCGGGTGAGCTTGCGGGCGGCGTGGACGGCCCCCGGGTCCCCGGCCTTGAGAGCGGGCCAGACTTCCTCCAGCCGGGCGGCGGTGGGGCTGCGTTTCGTCATGTCTCTTTCCCTCCAGACGGCGCCCGGTCGGGGGCGCTCAGTAGGCGGCGGGCAGGGGCACGGGCCGGGTGGGCAGCGCCTCCCCGAAGGCCGCGTA from Deinococcus aetherius includes:
- a CDS encoding nucleotidyltransferase family protein; protein product: MPEFSPPPPVWGVLLAAGRSTRMGRPKQLLPLRGVPLVRHAALSLAEGGHDGLLAVLPPGEVGEGVRAALADLPFAFVENPDPARGLASSFRVAAQALPPGIAGANFVLGDMPLVTPGVHAALVRTFRETGAPAVLARYGDPGEEAVGAPPHLLRADLLRDLPDLPDADHGPRALLRAHRAGALTLTFPAAHLLDVDTPEALAQAEARLADLPPR
- a CDS encoding CHAD domain-containing protein — its product is MTKRSPTAARLEEVWPALKAGDPGAVHAARKLTRRAQAELRVAGAGGKVRRAWRDLRRAAAPLRDHDVAGSHLRAALVGLGAPPPLLDRFDAEWSARRAGLLAGTEWPQRPPSYDLKGGWKGRARKLAAGDVDDLIREGEAALASEDTAVWHEWRKNLKRYRYTLDLLGDVPTPLTDVLDALGRLQDTEVTTTLLRDDPALVGLLGEFRDQLLVREAAAGKAARAWVRTLFPAFAGALRAAGGKDKAGEKEGRVRPGGEPASAQA